CTTGACCTCGGGAGGGGCAGGCTGCCCCAGGATCGCGGCCGCGCCCGCGGCCACTCCCCCGATCACCACCAGCAGGCCGGCGACAAGCGCGATCCGCGCAGAGCGCCGGACGACATGGGGGCGGCGCCGGGCAGGCTCCGACGCCAGCGTGGCAAGCAGGATCAGTTCGGCCTCCCGCGACCGGCCCCATGCCGACGCCATGGCGTCCGGGGCCGGGTCCGCCTCCCGCACCAGCTTGATGAGATCCGCCGCGCTCACTCTCGCTCCCCCTTCTCCGGAACCGCTTCGGCCGGGCGACGGTCCGCCTCGGGATCTGCCTCGTCGCTCGTCGCCCTGTCGTCCATGGACTGTCCGGCGGAGCGGAGTTCTTTCATCAGCCGTCGCCGGGCCCGATGCAGGCGCACCGAGAACGTGGCACGCGAGCAGCCCGCGGCCACGGCGCCTCGAGGGACGTCCAGACGTTCCCACGCCACCAGCAGCAGGGCCTCACGCTGGGCCGGCGGCAGCCGGTCGAGGGCGCGCCGGACGTCGATCCGCGCGTCGATCGCCGGGATCGGATCCTGGTGAGTCATGGGCCGGGAGAACTCCAGGCGCGACTGGAGGGCCGCCCTGCGGCCGGCGGATCGGCGGTGGTTGGCGATCACGTGCCTGGCCACGCCGAGGAGCCACGGGAGGGCGTCCGCCGGCACATCATCCAGGCGCCGCCACGCCACCAGGAACGTGTCCGCCACGATCTCGGGCGCGTCGTCCGCACCCCACCGCCGGCGGGCGTAGGCGTACACCTGCCCGGCGTGGCGGTGATACAGGAGCTCGAAGCGGCCCTTCCGGTCGCCGTCCAGCGCTCCCCCTTCCCGTTCGTATCGCGGTCCCGCCCTCGATATGTCCGGGCGTCCGGTCTCCCTTACCCCGAGCCCGGGACAATGCCAAGGGGGGAACCGGATAGGCCCCTGGTGTGTACATCGCTCAGATGACCTCGGTTCGCGCTCTCGCCGCGTCGGTCGCGATGGTCGTGGCCATGGTGGTGGCGGTCTCGTGCACCGCCGAAACGGC
This Actinomycetota bacterium DNA region includes the following protein-coding sequences:
- a CDS encoding RNA polymerase sigma factor → MYAYARRRWGADDAPEIVADTFLVAWRRLDDVPADALPWLLGVARHVIANHRRSAGRRAALQSRLEFSRPMTHQDPIPAIDARIDVRRALDRLPPAQREALLLVAWERLDVPRGAVAAGCSRATFSVRLHRARRRLMKELRSAGQSMDDRATSDEADPEADRRPAEAVPEKGERE